In the Nitrospirota bacterium genome, CAAGGCAAATGGAATTGCAGAGGAAACACATGTAAATAGTGTATAGAGACAATGTCTCTGACACGTTAAAGAAAGGAGGATCTACCATGTCAATAGTTAAATGGTATCCAGCAACAACAAGGTTTGAGAGCCTCTATGACACACTGTTTGATGACGTGTTGCAAGGGTTTGACCACAGCCGACAATTTTTGTCAGCAGGAAACAGCGAATGCGGAGAGTTAACGCCTAAAATCGAGGTAGTGGAGAAGAAGGATAGCTATGTTTTAAGAGCGGAGCTACCTGGCGTCAAGAAAGAAGACGTTGACATTAGCGTAAGCCACGGTGTATTGAAAATAACAGGAGAACTAAAGAGTGCAGAGGAGGAGGGTAGTGAGTGCTACTGTTCGGAGAGAGCATACGGAAAGTTTCAACGAACACTACAAATTCCTTCAACAGTGGATGTGGATTTTATAGAAGCGAAGCACAAAGATGGAATTCTTGAGCTTTGTATGCCTAAGACAAAAGAGGCTATCGTAGAGGAAAAAAAGATAAAGATTGCTTAAAAGTGGAGGGTAGGACAATGACAGCTAAATTGCAATGTATAGATTCTGATTTTTTGAGAAAGCAATTTATGAGAAACCAATGTGTATGTGACATGGAATGGAGAGCCATTAAACACGGGGAGGATACAGACGATTGCCAATGTATGCTATGAAAAA is a window encoding:
- a CDS encoding Hsp20/alpha crystallin family protein codes for the protein MSIVKWYPATTRFESLYDTLFDDVLQGFDHSRQFLSAGNSECGELTPKIEVVEKKDSYVLRAELPGVKKEDVDISVSHGVLKITGELKSAEEEGSECYCSERAYGKFQRTLQIPSTVDVDFIEAKHKDGILELCMPKTKEAIVEEKKIKIA